The genomic window CTGCGCGCGCGAGGCGAACAAGCACGACATCCCCATCATCTCGGACGGCGGAATCAAGTACTCGGGCGACATCGTCAAGGCGCTCGCCGCGGGGGCCAGCTCGGTGATGATCGGCTCGCTGTTCGCGGGCACCGAGGAGGCGCCCGGCGACGTGATTCTCTACCAGGGCCGCAGCTACAAGAGCTACCGGGGCATGGGCTCACTGGGCGCCATGAAGCAGGGCGCCAAGGACCGCTACTTCCAGTCGGACGTGGACGCGGTGAAGCTGGTGCCGGAGGGAATCGAGGGGCGCGTGCCGTACAAGGGCACCCTCGCCATGAACGTGCACCAGATGCTGGGCGGCATCCGCAGCGGCATGGGCTACGTGGGCTGCGGCACCATCGAGGAGCTGCGCCACAAGGCCCAGTTCATCCGCATCACCTCGGCCGGGCTCAAGGAGAGCCACGTGCACGACGTCATCATCACCGAGGAAGCGCCCAACTACCGGGTGGAGTAGGGCGCCTCACCCGGGGCGAGGCCGGGGACGGGCTACTTGCCGCCCCGGCGCTTGGTCCCGCCCGGGGTGCCCGCCGGCTCCTCCTCGGGGGCCTTGGCCGGGGAGACCTTCTTCTCCGCGGTGCTCACGCGGTTGAGCAGCTGCTCCTTGTCGTCCGGGGCGAGCGTCTCGATGGCCTGGCGGAGGGTGTCGAAGTCCAGGCGCGCGATGGTGACGGCGTTGCCTCCCTTGATTTCCTGCACGGTGGGCACGTCCACCAGCTCGCGCATGTAGGTCTCGAACTCCACCTTCACGTCCTCGGTCTGCTGGATGCAGGTGTCCTTGGCGGCGACGATGGCGCCGGCCCCCTCGCGGTACTGGAGGTCCGGGTTGCGCAGCATGGCCTCCTCGAAGGTCTGGGTGCGCTTGCGCAGGGAGCTGTAGAGGGTGATGTAGTCCATGAGCCGGTCCGTCTCGGGCCGGTTCACGTTGCGCGCCTTGAGCAGGTCCTCGTCCGTGTTCAGGCAGGACACCTTCTCCAAGTCGCTGGCCTCGGGGGTGTCCTTCACCGCCATGTTGGCCGTCTCGCGGTCGAGCCGGTCCTCCGAGGAAATCTCCCGCGTCAGACAGCCGGCAGAGAGAAGAAAGAGTGAGGCAGCGGCGGACAGGCGGCGCATCCAGGACCTCGAATAAGAACAGGAACCGGCAGGTGAAGTGCTAAACGGTTGATCCGCGAAAGTTTGTAGCGGTATGGGCCGCCCTCCGTCAACGACGCCCCGGGAGAACCTCGTGGACATCCACGCCGAGAAAATTCTCATTCTCGACTTTGGCAGTCAGTACACCCAGCTCATCGCCCGGCGGGTCCGGGAGTTGGGCGTCTACTGTGAGATTCACCGGCCGGACCTCCCCGCCGGGGAGATTCGCCGGTTCGCCCCCCGCGGCATCATCCTGTCCGGGGGCCCCGCCTCCGTGGAGACCGAGGGCTCCCCCCGGTGCGACCCGTTCGTCTTCGACGCGGGCGTGCCGGTGCTGGGCATCTGCTATGGCCTGCAACTGCTGGCCAAGCTGCTCGGGGGCAAGCTGGACCGCTCGGCGCACCGGGAGTACGGCAACGCCGAGGTGGAGGTGCTGACGGCCCGGGGGCCCTTCGCGGCGTTCCACCCAGGCGAGCGGCTGAAGGTGTGGATGAGCCACGGGGACCGGGTGGACGCGCTGCCGCCGGGGTTCGAGGCCATTGGCCGCAGCGGCAACTCGCCCTTCGCGGCGGCCGCGCACACCAGCAAGCCCTTCTATGGGCTCCAGTTCCACCCCGAGGTGGTCCACACCGCCCAGGGCAAGGCCATGCTGCGGGCGTTCCTGTTCACCGACTGCCAGGTGAGCGGCACCTGGACGATGAAGGGCTTCATCCAGGAGGCGGAGGAGGCCATCCGGCGGCAGGTGGGCGCGGAGGGGCGGGTCATCTGCGGCCTGTCCGGCGGGGTGGACAGCTCCGTGGCGGCGCTGCTCCTGCACCGGGCGATTGGCCCCCGGCTGCAGTGCATCTTCGTGGACAACGGGCTCTTGCGGCAGGACGAGCGGGCGCAGGTGGAGGCGCTCTTCGTGGACCGCTTCCACGTGCCGCTGAAGACGGTGGATGCGCGGGAGCGCTTCCTGGAGAAGCTCGCCGGGGTGACGGACCCGGAGAAGAAGCGCAAGACCATCGGCCGCGAGTTCATCGCGGTGTTCGAGGAGGCCGCGCGCGAGGTGCAGGACGCGGGCTTCCTGGCGCAGGGCACGCTCTACCCGGACGTGATTGAGTCCGTCTCGTACAAGGGCCCCTCGGTCACCATCAAGAGCCACCACAACGTGGGCGGGCTGCCCGAGCAGATGAAGCTCAAGCTGGTGGAGCCGCTGCGCGAGCTGTTCAAGGACGAGGTGCGGGTGCTGGGCCGGGAGCTGGGGCTGCCCGAGGAGATGGTGAACCGGCAGCCGTTCCCGGGGCCGGGCCTGGCCATCCGCGTGCTGGGAGAGGTGACGGAGCCACGGCTGGCGCTGGTGCGCCGCGCGGACGCCATCGTCCAGGAGGAGATCCGCACGGCGGGGCTCTACACGGAGCTGTGGCAGGCGTTCGCGGTGCTGCTGCCGGTGCAGAGCGTGGGGGTGATGGGGGATGAGCGCACCTACGAGTCCACCTGCGTGCTGCGCGCGGTGACGAGCGTGGACGGGATGACAGCGGACTGGGCGCGGCTGCCGTACCCGGTACTGGAGCGCATCTCCACGCGCATCACCAACGAGGTGCGCGGCATCAACCGCGTGGTGCTCGACATCTCGTCGAAGCCGCCGGCCACCATCGAGTGGGAGTAGCCCTCAGGGGCGGGCAGGGGAGGGAACGAACTCATCCTCTGCCCGGGGAGCGAAGCACGCCTCCACGTCCGCGTCGCGGACCTCGGCCAGGGTGGCGGGGCTCCAGCGCGGACGCTGGTCCTTGTCCACGAGCACGGCGCGGATGCCCTCCCGGAAGTCCGGCAACACGGTGAGCGTCTGGCTGAGCCGGTACTCGAGGCGGACCACCTCGTCATAGGGCAGCGG from Stigmatella erecta includes these protein-coding regions:
- the guaA gene encoding glutamine-hydrolyzing GMP synthase, whose product is MDIHAEKILILDFGSQYTQLIARRVRELGVYCEIHRPDLPAGEIRRFAPRGIILSGGPASVETEGSPRCDPFVFDAGVPVLGICYGLQLLAKLLGGKLDRSAHREYGNAEVEVLTARGPFAAFHPGERLKVWMSHGDRVDALPPGFEAIGRSGNSPFAAAAHTSKPFYGLQFHPEVVHTAQGKAMLRAFLFTDCQVSGTWTMKGFIQEAEEAIRRQVGAEGRVICGLSGGVDSSVAALLLHRAIGPRLQCIFVDNGLLRQDERAQVEALFVDRFHVPLKTVDARERFLEKLAGVTDPEKKRKTIGREFIAVFEEAAREVQDAGFLAQGTLYPDVIESVSYKGPSVTIKSHHNVGGLPEQMKLKLVEPLRELFKDEVRVLGRELGLPEEMVNRQPFPGPGLAIRVLGEVTEPRLALVRRADAIVQEEIRTAGLYTELWQAFAVLLPVQSVGVMGDERTYESTCVLRAVTSVDGMTADWARLPYPVLERISTRITNEVRGINRVVLDISSKPPATIEWE